A single window of Nicotiana sylvestris chromosome 3, ASM39365v2, whole genome shotgun sequence DNA harbors:
- the LOC104243824 gene encoding uncharacterized protein isoform X2, protein MQVPNMQTLRALHFQKHLFNLPPKIPLSSLRFTILCNSSQYPKQSRQFRSALRQQIPKESTSLTDAAVQGWAAPSTTQKNPSDEHTPQTESKSTAVNGNYSNGIKTRVYEVIGNGTKKKGKGGKSSKTVWVCSDCGYDDGQWWGICKQCNGVNTMKRFSEGIERPTSGFEVTENVTRSWLPHQSVKAMPTKLTDVNKGTNQLNWRIPLSGLFGAEVGRVLGGGLVPGCLVLVGGDPGVGKSTLLLQIAAIVAEGCDMGGSAPVLYVSGEESVEQIGNRADRMRIGTDELFLYASTDIEDILEKAQTLLLRALIIDSIQTVYLRGVTGSAGGLSQVKECTEALLRFAKKTNIPVFLIGHVTKSGEIAGPRVLEHIVDVVLYMEGEKYSSHRLLRSVKNRFGSTDELGVFEMSQSGLQAVSNPSEIFLSEQQSDSDFLAGLAVTVIMDGSRAFLIEIQALCVAGSSVSRQVNGVQAGRAEMIISVLIKQAGLKLQENGIFLNVVSGVRLSETAGDLAVAAAICSRYIVHMY, encoded by the exons ATGCAAGTACCAAACATGCAAACACTGAGAGCCCTCCACTTCCAAAAACACCTTTTCAATCTCCCTCCAAAAATCCCCCTCTCATCTCTCCGTTTTACCATTTTATGCAATTCCTCTCAATACCCCAAACAATCCCGCCAGTTCCGTTCCGCTCTCCGTCAACAAATTCCTAAAGAGTCCACCTCTCTCACCGACGCCGCCGTACAAGGCTGGGCTGCCCCTTCAACAACTCAAAAAAACCCTAGTGACGAACACACCCCACAAACAGAGTCTAAGTCGACTGCAGTAAATGGGAATTATTCCAACGGTATAAAGACTAGGGTTTATGAAGTTATAGGGAATGGTACCAAGAAAAAGGGGAAGGGTGGGAAGAGTAGTAAAACAGTGTGGGTGTGTAGTGATTGTGGGTATGATGATGGGCAATGGTGGGGGATTTGTAAGCAGTGTAATGGTGTTAATACAATGAAGCGATTTTCGGAAGGAATAGAGCGTCCTACGAGTGGGTTTGAGGTTACTGAGAATGTGACAAGGTCGTGGCTGCCTCATCAGTCTGTTAAAGCCATGCCTACGAAATTGACGGATGTAAATAAAGGGACCAATCAACTAAATTGGCGAATCCCTCT GTCTGGTCTCTTTGGAGCTGAAGTTGGAAGAGTACTCGGTGGTGGTCTTGTGCCGG GCTGCTTAGTTTTAGTTGGCGGTGATCCGGGTGTTGGCAAGAGCACGCTATTGTTACAG ATTGCAGCCATAGTTGCAGAGGGGTGTGATATGGGAGGATCAGCACCAGTTCTCTATGTGTCTGGTGAAGAG AGTGTTGAACAAATTGGAAATAGAGCTGATCGGATGAGAATCGGGACAGATGAACTATTTCTTTATGCAAGTACAGATATTGAG GATATTCTGGAGAAGGCCCAAACTCTCTTGCTGCGAGCTTTGATAATTGATTCCATCCAGACAGTTTATCTGAGAGGAGTAACTGGAAGTGCAGGAGGTCTATCGCAG GTAAAAGAATGCACAGAAGCATTGCTGCGGTTTGCCAAGAAGACCAATATCCCTGTGTTTCTG ATTGGGCATGTGACTAAATCTGGAGAAATAGCTGGGCCTCGCGTCTTGGAACACATAGTTGATGTTGTTCTTTATATGGAA GGAGAGAAGTATTCATCTCATCGTTTACTTCGTTCGGTAAAGAATCGATTTGGATCCACAGATGAG CTTGGAGTGTTTGAAATGTCGCAATCGGGCTTGCAGGCTGTTTCAAACCCAAGTGAAATATTTCTAAGTGAGCAGCAGTCGGATTCTGATTTTCTGGCTGGATTAGCTGTTACTGTAATTATGGATGGATCTCGAGCCTTTCTTATCGAAATTCAG GCATTATGTGTCGCTGGTTCATCAGTCTCAAGACAAGTAAATGGCGTTCAAGCTGGCAGAGCTGAGATGATAATTTCA GTTCTTATAAAGCAAGCTGGTCTCAAGCTACAAGAGAAT GGTATTTTTCTCAATGTTGTCAGTGGCGTTAGGCTGTCAGAGACTGCTGGTGATCTTGCAGTAGCAGCGGCAATTTGCAGCAGGTATATTGTTCATATGTATTAG
- the LOC104243824 gene encoding uncharacterized protein isoform X3: MQVPNMQTLRALHFQKHLFNLPPKIPLSSLRFTILCNSSQYPKQSRQFRSALRQQIPKESTSLTDAAVQGWAAPSTTQKNPSDEHTPQTESKSTAVNGNYSNGIKTRVYEVIGNGTKKKGKGGKSSKTVWVCSDCGYDDGQWWGICKQCNGVNTMKRFSEGIERPTSGFEVTENVTRSWLPHQSVKAMPTKLTDVNKGTNQLNWRIPLSGLFGAEVGRVLGGGLVPGCLVLVGGDPGVGKSTLLLQIAAIVAEGCDMGGSAPVLYVSGEESVEQIGNRADRMRIGTDELFLYASTDIEDILEKAQTLLLRALIIDSIQTVYLRGVTGSAGGLSQVKECTEALLRFAKKTNIPVFLIGHVTKSGEIAGPRVLEHIVDVVLYMEGEKYSSHRLLRSVKNRFGSTDELGVFEMSQSGLQAVSNPSEIFLSEQQSDSDFLAGLAVTVIMDGSRAFLIEIQALCVAGSSVSRQVNGVQAGRAEMIISVLIKQAGLKLQENWR, from the exons ATGCAAGTACCAAACATGCAAACACTGAGAGCCCTCCACTTCCAAAAACACCTTTTCAATCTCCCTCCAAAAATCCCCCTCTCATCTCTCCGTTTTACCATTTTATGCAATTCCTCTCAATACCCCAAACAATCCCGCCAGTTCCGTTCCGCTCTCCGTCAACAAATTCCTAAAGAGTCCACCTCTCTCACCGACGCCGCCGTACAAGGCTGGGCTGCCCCTTCAACAACTCAAAAAAACCCTAGTGACGAACACACCCCACAAACAGAGTCTAAGTCGACTGCAGTAAATGGGAATTATTCCAACGGTATAAAGACTAGGGTTTATGAAGTTATAGGGAATGGTACCAAGAAAAAGGGGAAGGGTGGGAAGAGTAGTAAAACAGTGTGGGTGTGTAGTGATTGTGGGTATGATGATGGGCAATGGTGGGGGATTTGTAAGCAGTGTAATGGTGTTAATACAATGAAGCGATTTTCGGAAGGAATAGAGCGTCCTACGAGTGGGTTTGAGGTTACTGAGAATGTGACAAGGTCGTGGCTGCCTCATCAGTCTGTTAAAGCCATGCCTACGAAATTGACGGATGTAAATAAAGGGACCAATCAACTAAATTGGCGAATCCCTCT GTCTGGTCTCTTTGGAGCTGAAGTTGGAAGAGTACTCGGTGGTGGTCTTGTGCCGG GCTGCTTAGTTTTAGTTGGCGGTGATCCGGGTGTTGGCAAGAGCACGCTATTGTTACAG ATTGCAGCCATAGTTGCAGAGGGGTGTGATATGGGAGGATCAGCACCAGTTCTCTATGTGTCTGGTGAAGAG AGTGTTGAACAAATTGGAAATAGAGCTGATCGGATGAGAATCGGGACAGATGAACTATTTCTTTATGCAAGTACAGATATTGAG GATATTCTGGAGAAGGCCCAAACTCTCTTGCTGCGAGCTTTGATAATTGATTCCATCCAGACAGTTTATCTGAGAGGAGTAACTGGAAGTGCAGGAGGTCTATCGCAG GTAAAAGAATGCACAGAAGCATTGCTGCGGTTTGCCAAGAAGACCAATATCCCTGTGTTTCTG ATTGGGCATGTGACTAAATCTGGAGAAATAGCTGGGCCTCGCGTCTTGGAACACATAGTTGATGTTGTTCTTTATATGGAA GGAGAGAAGTATTCATCTCATCGTTTACTTCGTTCGGTAAAGAATCGATTTGGATCCACAGATGAG CTTGGAGTGTTTGAAATGTCGCAATCGGGCTTGCAGGCTGTTTCAAACCCAAGTGAAATATTTCTAAGTGAGCAGCAGTCGGATTCTGATTTTCTGGCTGGATTAGCTGTTACTGTAATTATGGATGGATCTCGAGCCTTTCTTATCGAAATTCAG GCATTATGTGTCGCTGGTTCATCAGTCTCAAGACAAGTAAATGGCGTTCAAGCTGGCAGAGCTGAGATGATAATTTCA GTTCTTATAAAGCAAGCTGGTCTCAAGCTACAAGAGAAT TGGCGTTAG
- the LOC104243824 gene encoding uncharacterized protein isoform X1: MQVPNMQTLRALHFQKHLFNLPPKIPLSSLRFTILCNSSQYPKQSRQFRSALRQQIPKESTSLTDAAVQGWAAPSTTQKNPSDEHTPQTESKSTAVNGNYSNGIKTRVYEVIGNGTKKKGKGGKSSKTVWVCSDCGYDDGQWWGICKQCNGVNTMKRFSEGIERPTSGFEVTENVTRSWLPHQSVKAMPTKLTDVNKGTNQLNWRIPLSGLFGAEVGRVLGGGLVPGCLVLVGGDPGVGKSTLLLQIAAIVAEGCDMGGSAPVLYVSGEESVEQIGNRADRMRIGTDELFLYASTDIEDILEKAQTLLLRALIIDSIQTVYLRGVTGSAGGLSQVKECTEALLRFAKKTNIPVFLIGHVTKSGEIAGPRVLEHIVDVVLYMEGEKYSSHRLLRSVKNRFGSTDELGVFEMSQSGLQAVSNPSEIFLSEQQSDSDFLAGLAVTVIMDGSRAFLIEIQALCVAGSSVSRQVNGVQAGRAEMIISVLIKQAGLKLQENGIFLNVVSGVRLSETAGDLAVAAAICSSFLEFPLPVGIAFIGEIGLGGEIRTVPRMDKRINTVAKLGYKKCIIPKSAETSLTALDLGDTEIVACRNLKEMINIVFRKR; encoded by the exons ATGCAAGTACCAAACATGCAAACACTGAGAGCCCTCCACTTCCAAAAACACCTTTTCAATCTCCCTCCAAAAATCCCCCTCTCATCTCTCCGTTTTACCATTTTATGCAATTCCTCTCAATACCCCAAACAATCCCGCCAGTTCCGTTCCGCTCTCCGTCAACAAATTCCTAAAGAGTCCACCTCTCTCACCGACGCCGCCGTACAAGGCTGGGCTGCCCCTTCAACAACTCAAAAAAACCCTAGTGACGAACACACCCCACAAACAGAGTCTAAGTCGACTGCAGTAAATGGGAATTATTCCAACGGTATAAAGACTAGGGTTTATGAAGTTATAGGGAATGGTACCAAGAAAAAGGGGAAGGGTGGGAAGAGTAGTAAAACAGTGTGGGTGTGTAGTGATTGTGGGTATGATGATGGGCAATGGTGGGGGATTTGTAAGCAGTGTAATGGTGTTAATACAATGAAGCGATTTTCGGAAGGAATAGAGCGTCCTACGAGTGGGTTTGAGGTTACTGAGAATGTGACAAGGTCGTGGCTGCCTCATCAGTCTGTTAAAGCCATGCCTACGAAATTGACGGATGTAAATAAAGGGACCAATCAACTAAATTGGCGAATCCCTCT GTCTGGTCTCTTTGGAGCTGAAGTTGGAAGAGTACTCGGTGGTGGTCTTGTGCCGG GCTGCTTAGTTTTAGTTGGCGGTGATCCGGGTGTTGGCAAGAGCACGCTATTGTTACAG ATTGCAGCCATAGTTGCAGAGGGGTGTGATATGGGAGGATCAGCACCAGTTCTCTATGTGTCTGGTGAAGAG AGTGTTGAACAAATTGGAAATAGAGCTGATCGGATGAGAATCGGGACAGATGAACTATTTCTTTATGCAAGTACAGATATTGAG GATATTCTGGAGAAGGCCCAAACTCTCTTGCTGCGAGCTTTGATAATTGATTCCATCCAGACAGTTTATCTGAGAGGAGTAACTGGAAGTGCAGGAGGTCTATCGCAG GTAAAAGAATGCACAGAAGCATTGCTGCGGTTTGCCAAGAAGACCAATATCCCTGTGTTTCTG ATTGGGCATGTGACTAAATCTGGAGAAATAGCTGGGCCTCGCGTCTTGGAACACATAGTTGATGTTGTTCTTTATATGGAA GGAGAGAAGTATTCATCTCATCGTTTACTTCGTTCGGTAAAGAATCGATTTGGATCCACAGATGAG CTTGGAGTGTTTGAAATGTCGCAATCGGGCTTGCAGGCTGTTTCAAACCCAAGTGAAATATTTCTAAGTGAGCAGCAGTCGGATTCTGATTTTCTGGCTGGATTAGCTGTTACTGTAATTATGGATGGATCTCGAGCCTTTCTTATCGAAATTCAG GCATTATGTGTCGCTGGTTCATCAGTCTCAAGACAAGTAAATGGCGTTCAAGCTGGCAGAGCTGAGATGATAATTTCA GTTCTTATAAAGCAAGCTGGTCTCAAGCTACAAGAGAAT GGTATTTTTCTCAATGTTGTCAGTGGCGTTAGGCTGTCAGAGACTGCTGGTGATCTTGCAGTAGCAGCGGCAATTTGCAGCAG TTTTTTGGAGTTCcctcttcctgtgggcatagcaTTCATTGGGGAAATTGGCCTTGGTGGTGAAATTCGTACG GTACCAAGAATGGATAAAAGAATAAATACAGTGGCGAAGCTGGGATATAAGAAATGTATTATTCCCAAATCAGCTGAAACATCATTGACAGCGTTAGATCTCGGAGATACTGAGATAGTGGCGTGCAGGAATTTAAAAGAGATGATAAACATTGTGTTCAGAAAACGCTGA